The following are from one region of the Halobacteriovorax vibrionivorans genome:
- a CDS encoding FecCD family ABC transporter permease, protein MKKGILLYFVAIIVIALAPFLGRSGFIDFDKQGLYILENLRFPRVYLAFIVGGLLSMIGNTTQVIFRNPLATPYTLGFSSVAALGLAIAELGFESYSLGAYIALSSTFLFILLFLYLNKFSSQKVLLFGVCLSIFSSSAIVFVQSLLGNESIARLIRWMMGSLSIVGFESFTYTLPLYLIGLVFFIANRRNLAMISIGEDFAKTRGVKTRQVNATLILISNLLVAIIVWQCGPIGFVGLIIPHITRRLISANYQKNLFPTFIFGGAFLVLCDLLSRVILENSIIPIGAITACVGAPVLVLQLFKKPSA, encoded by the coding sequence ATGAAAAAAGGTATCCTGCTTTATTTTGTCGCTATTATAGTAATCGCTCTTGCGCCTTTTTTAGGACGTAGCGGATTTATTGATTTTGATAAGCAGGGTCTCTATATATTAGAAAACTTAAGATTTCCTCGTGTTTATTTGGCCTTTATTGTTGGTGGACTTCTTTCTATGATTGGAAATACTACACAAGTCATTTTTAGAAATCCTTTGGCGACACCTTATACATTAGGTTTTTCAAGTGTTGCTGCACTCGGATTAGCAATTGCTGAACTCGGATTTGAAAGTTACTCATTAGGTGCTTATATTGCCCTATCTTCAACATTTCTATTTATTCTTCTATTCCTATATTTAAATAAGTTTTCGTCTCAAAAAGTTCTTCTCTTTGGAGTGTGCTTATCAATATTTTCTTCAAGCGCTATCGTCTTTGTTCAAAGTCTACTTGGAAATGAAAGTATTGCTCGTCTAATAAGATGGATGATGGGAAGCCTTTCAATTGTTGGTTTTGAAAGCTTTACTTATACATTACCTCTCTACTTAATCGGCCTCGTCTTTTTTATCGCGAATCGAAGAAATTTGGCCATGATATCAATTGGTGAAGACTTTGCAAAAACAAGAGGAGTTAAAACTCGTCAAGTTAATGCAACTCTGATTTTAATTTCAAATCTTCTTGTTGCAATCATTGTGTGGCAATGTGGACCAATTGGCTTTGTTGGGCTTATTATTCCGCATATTACAAGACGCTTGATAAGTGCAAATTATCAAAAGAATCTATTTCCAACTTTTATTTTTGGAGGCGCTTTCTTAGTTCTTTGTGATCTCTTATCTAGGGTTATATTGGAGAATAGTATTATTCCAATTGGTGCGATTACAGCATGTGTTGGAGCACCAGTATTAGTACTCCAACTGTTTAAAAAGCCTAGCGCTTAA
- a CDS encoding ATP-binding cassette domain-containing protein: MIKLENASIDSRVQVERFTLSEKSCGVIGPNGAGKSSFLKMIAQLEDFQGSIICEGDVAYCGDASSLQSDMLASEVLFYARGNKAQNSDFLNHLIKHFNFTTLLNRPVSTLSGGEKQRLNIISIFYYDCDYTLLDEPTNYLDPIYVDLLSEFLKSWEKSLFIVSHNLNFVIDNCQQLLAFNDGCVSFDGKTSKALDDKAFDKVFLKEFNYQSFDGRRYIL; the protein is encoded by the coding sequence ATGATTAAACTAGAAAATGCATCCATTGACAGTCGAGTTCAAGTGGAGCGCTTTACGTTGAGCGAGAAAAGCTGTGGTGTCATCGGCCCAAATGGAGCAGGTAAGTCTAGCTTTTTGAAAATGATTGCACAACTTGAAGACTTTCAAGGGAGTATCATATGTGAAGGTGATGTTGCCTATTGTGGTGACGCAAGCTCTTTGCAGAGTGATATGCTTGCTAGTGAGGTTCTTTTTTATGCACGTGGAAATAAGGCCCAAAATTCAGACTTTTTAAATCATCTTATAAAACATTTTAATTTTACAACATTACTCAATCGCCCTGTCTCAACATTAAGTGGTGGTGAAAAACAGCGATTAAATATAATTTCAATTTTTTATTATGATTGTGATTATACGCTCTTAGATGAGCCAACTAATTATTTAGATCCTATATACGTTGACTTACTTTCTGAATTTTTAAAGAGCTGGGAGAAGTCTCTTTTTATCGTTAGTCATAATCTAAATTTTGTAATTGATAATTGCCAACAACTTCTTGCCTTCAATGATGGTTGTGTGAGCTTTGATGGGAAAACTTCAAAAGCTTTAGATGACAAAGCATTTGATAAAGTCTTTTTAAAAGAATTCAATTATCAAAGCTTTGATGGAAGAAGGTATATTTTATGA
- a CDS encoding ABC transporter substrate-binding protein, translating into MISTLPSYTEAMYFLDAQDLLVGVSDYCNYPSDAKKLPRFGTSFEISLEKLIKENVNTVLLAEVQGSRIKENLEKVGIKTIVIPYKKLADATAMFETINKNFNLDKDKQIKLFQSKMNSLLSPLKKKKKVLMVIDEKFKNSKLHELRAIGTGNYFNEIITRLGATNVISSNGYPLLDLENLLKLKFDILIRVSDRKIENAKNWRSSIFKDKIYLYEKDYAVVLGPRTLNLIEDFREILK; encoded by the coding sequence GTGATTTCAACACTTCCTAGTTACACAGAAGCAATGTATTTTCTAGATGCACAAGATCTTCTTGTTGGTGTTTCGGATTATTGTAATTACCCGTCTGATGCTAAGAAGTTACCGCGCTTTGGTACTTCTTTTGAAATTAGCCTAGAGAAGCTCATTAAAGAGAATGTGAATACTGTCCTATTGGCCGAAGTTCAAGGGAGTCGAATAAAAGAAAATCTTGAAAAGGTAGGAATAAAGACAATTGTAATACCATATAAGAAGTTAGCTGATGCAACGGCAATGTTTGAAACTATTAATAAAAATTTCAATTTAGATAAAGATAAGCAAATAAAATTATTTCAATCAAAAATGAATTCATTATTAAGTCCTTTAAAGAAGAAGAAAAAGGTCTTAATGGTTATCGATGAGAAGTTTAAAAACTCTAAACTTCATGAATTAAGGGCCATTGGAACTGGTAATTACTTCAATGAAATTATTACTAGGCTTGGCGCAACAAATGTTATCTCTAGTAATGGTTATCCTTTGTTAGATCTTGAAAACCTTTTAAAGCTCAAATTCGATATTCTAATTAGAGTTTCAGATCGAAAGATTGAAAATGCAAAGAATTGGAGATCTTCAATATTTAAGGATAAAATATACCTATATGAAAAAGACTATGCTGTTGTTCTTGGACCTCGAACTTTAAACTTAATAGAAGACTTCAGAGAAATATTAAAATGA
- a CDS encoding ABC transporter permease subunit, whose protein sequence is MIEKFIENELTLKRWRRFKKRKSAIAACIFLFASLLLTAAAPLIANSKPIYMTYQGKSYFPVFKDYHPRDFGITNVYVTDYRKLDMDSAIWPIVRWDPYESNKDVYEYPAPPSDENIMGTDDRGRDVFTRLLYGYKYSIAYAFLVWLLSTVMGVFFGGIMGYFGGKVDFFGQRVVEIFSTVPVFLLLLTMISIFKPTLTLLIFISSIFGWMGMSYYARGEFLKNRKQEFVEAARGMGASTSRIIVKHILPNSLGPIITFAPFSIAAGISGLASLDYLGFGLAVPTPSWGELLNQAHQNFRIAWWLAVYPSAALFTSLFLLVLVGDGVRDALDPKMQ, encoded by the coding sequence ATGATTGAAAAATTTATTGAAAATGAACTTACACTTAAAAGATGGAGACGCTTTAAGAAAAGAAAATCTGCTATCGCAGCTTGTATTTTCTTATTTGCATCATTGCTCCTAACGGCAGCTGCACCTTTAATTGCAAATAGTAAGCCTATCTATATGACATACCAAGGAAAGTCATATTTCCCTGTGTTTAAAGATTATCATCCAAGAGATTTTGGTATCACAAATGTTTATGTAACTGACTACCGAAAGCTTGATATGGATAGTGCTATTTGGCCAATTGTTAGATGGGACCCATACGAATCGAATAAAGATGTATATGAGTATCCAGCTCCTCCAAGTGATGAAAATATCATGGGAACAGATGATCGAGGACGTGACGTATTCACAAGACTTCTCTACGGTTATAAGTATTCAATCGCTTATGCATTCTTAGTTTGGCTTCTTTCGACTGTAATGGGAGTCTTCTTTGGTGGTATCATGGGATACTTTGGTGGGAAAGTTGACTTCTTCGGACAACGTGTTGTTGAGATCTTCAGTACAGTTCCAGTATTCTTATTACTTCTAACAATGATTTCAATTTTTAAGCCGACTCTAACGCTTCTAATTTTCATTTCTTCTATCTTTGGATGGATGGGAATGAGTTACTATGCTCGTGGAGAGTTCTTGAAGAATAGAAAGCAAGAATTTGTTGAAGCTGCTCGCGGAATGGGAGCATCGACTTCAAGAATTATTGTAAAACATATTCTACCAAATTCACTTGGGCCAATTATTACTTTTGCTCCATTTTCAATTGCTGCTGGTATTTCAGGACTAGCTTCACTTGATTACCTAGGATTTGGACTTGCTGTTCCAACGCCATCTTGGGGTGAGTTATTAAATCAGGCACATCAAAACTTTAGAATTGCTTGGTGGCTAGCTGTTTATCCATCAGCTGCACTATTTACAAGTCTCTTCTTACTTGTACTCGTTGGAGACGGAGTAAGAGACGCACTTGATCCAAAAATGCAATAA
- a CDS encoding ABC transporter permease subunit produces MFAMVNLAPGSPIEQKLQQMRFGGVGQTTSDTSSNNGAVSQEVVEALKKQYGFDKPLHIRYVIWLKNLATLDFGESFTYEEPVIDVVMSKLPVSIQFGLVSFIMSYLICIPLGVIKAVKSGTKFDAVSSFILSGLYSIPPFMLGILLLVYFAGGTFVDWFPIGDLVSDYYDDLGIFGKITDRIWHFVLPLIAYMVGQFTVLTLLMRNSMLDVISQDYVRTARAKGLSDKMVYMKHALRNALIPIVTGFGHFLSLFFAGSLLIERIFNLDGIGLLGYQSLLERDYNVIMGLFFIQTVLMFIGNLISDVLYTVVDPRIDFS; encoded by the coding sequence ATGTTTGCGATGGTTAACCTGGCACCAGGTTCTCCAATCGAGCAAAAACTTCAGCAAATGAGATTTGGTGGAGTAGGACAAACAACATCGGATACAAGTTCAAATAATGGAGCTGTTTCACAAGAAGTTGTTGAAGCACTCAAGAAGCAATACGGCTTTGATAAACCATTACATATTCGTTATGTAATTTGGCTTAAAAACTTAGCAACGTTAGACTTTGGTGAATCGTTTACTTATGAAGAGCCAGTTATTGATGTTGTCATGAGTAAACTTCCGGTCTCAATTCAATTTGGACTTGTTTCATTCATCATGTCTTATTTGATATGTATTCCGCTTGGAGTAATTAAGGCTGTTAAGAGTGGAACGAAGTTTGATGCTGTATCATCTTTCATTTTATCAGGGCTTTACTCAATCCCTCCTTTCATGCTTGGTATTCTTCTTTTAGTTTACTTTGCCGGTGGTACTTTTGTTGACTGGTTCCCAATCGGAGACCTCGTTTCAGACTACTACGATGATCTAGGGATTTTTGGAAAAATTACAGATCGTATTTGGCACTTTGTGCTTCCTTTAATCGCATACATGGTAGGTCAGTTCACTGTTCTTACTCTTCTTATGAGAAACTCAATGTTAGATGTTATCTCTCAAGACTATGTACGTACTGCAAGAGCGAAGGGTCTATCTGATAAGATGGTCTATATGAAGCATGCTTTAAGAAATGCTCTTATTCCAATTGTTACAGGTTTTGGACACTTCCTATCACTATTCTTTGCTGGATCACTTCTAATTGAGCGTATTTTTAACCTTGATGGTATTGGACTACTTGGTTATCAGTCACTTTTAGAAAGAGATTATAACGTAATTATGGGACTGTTCTTCATTCAGACTGTTCTAATGTTCATCGGAAACTTAATCAGTGATGTTCTATACACTGTTGTTGATCCAAGGATTGATTTCTCATGA
- a CDS encoding ABC transporter substrate-binding protein, with translation MKKGIFLALLSTLLISVVSCNKGGPKKANNTFYYNLSGTPTTLNPLSSTDAYSSNVHSYVLEGLLNKNIDTNEWEPGLAESWKIENDGFDFVFTIREGVKWHDGKPLTVEDVKFSFDAIMHPENKYKTAHMKSYFANFKEAVIEGPRTIRFKAKKKYFGNLMSVASGGYLAIVPKHIYENPTEEQEKELNKTLIGTGPYIFQELKRGKGISLVKNKDWWGYKTDLYKDDYSYDEIFMRFIKESSVAIQRLEKGDLDFNALSPEEYEQKTNGPKWGKDVLKVKVENKAVKGYGFVGWNFKHPIFKSKQVRKAMNYLMNRKEMNKKFRFGYSALATGPLYLQSEYANKDVKPIPFNVGEAIKILKADGWADTDQDAILDKVIDGKKTKLSFTILNPSKTFSKYLTMYQQDAKQAGVDIEVKYIEWNSFIKALDERNFDAVTLAWSGGSLDWDPKQIWHSDSAANNGSNFISYSNKEVDKLIDQAQLTLDKEKRKKMLKKVYKLIAEDYPYIFLFNDRFAFYGNTKRMQKEKDTYTYGIGYGSKWSIKQPK, from the coding sequence ATGAAAAAAGGAATCTTTTTAGCTCTATTAAGTACACTTTTAATTTCAGTTGTAAGCTGTAATAAAGGTGGACCAAAAAAGGCTAATAACACTTTCTATTACAATCTTAGTGGTACACCTACTACTTTAAATCCATTATCTTCAACTGATGCTTACTCATCAAATGTACATTCTTATGTTTTAGAAGGACTTCTAAATAAGAATATTGACACAAATGAGTGGGAGCCTGGGCTTGCTGAGTCTTGGAAAATTGAAAATGACGGTTTTGATTTCGTTTTCACAATTAGAGAAGGCGTTAAGTGGCATGATGGAAAACCATTAACAGTAGAAGATGTTAAGTTTTCTTTTGATGCAATTATGCACCCTGAAAATAAATACAAAACAGCTCACATGAAGTCATACTTCGCTAACTTCAAAGAAGCTGTCATTGAAGGTCCAAGAACAATCCGTTTTAAGGCCAAGAAAAAGTACTTTGGTAACTTAATGTCTGTTGCAAGTGGTGGATACCTTGCCATCGTACCAAAGCATATTTATGAGAACCCAACAGAAGAACAAGAAAAAGAGTTAAATAAGACTCTTATTGGTACAGGTCCATATATCTTTCAAGAGCTTAAAAGAGGGAAAGGTATTTCTCTAGTTAAGAATAAAGATTGGTGGGGTTATAAAACAGACCTTTATAAAGATGATTACTCATATGACGAAATCTTCATGAGATTTATTAAAGAGTCTTCAGTTGCTATTCAAAGACTTGAAAAAGGTGACTTGGACTTCAATGCTCTTTCTCCAGAGGAATATGAGCAGAAAACGAATGGCCCAAAATGGGGTAAAGACGTTTTAAAAGTAAAAGTAGAAAATAAAGCTGTTAAAGGTTACGGTTTTGTTGGTTGGAACTTTAAGCATCCAATCTTTAAGTCAAAGCAAGTTCGTAAGGCAATGAACTACTTAATGAATCGTAAAGAGATGAATAAGAAGTTCCGTTTTGGATACTCTGCACTTGCGACAGGTCCACTTTATCTTCAGTCTGAATATGCAAACAAAGATGTTAAGCCAATTCCATTTAATGTTGGTGAGGCAATTAAGATTCTTAAAGCTGACGGTTGGGCCGATACTGATCAAGACGCTATTCTAGATAAGGTAATTGATGGAAAGAAGACAAAGCTTTCTTTTACAATCTTAAATCCTTCAAAAACTTTTTCTAAATACCTAACGATGTATCAGCAAGATGCTAAGCAAGCTGGTGTTGATATTGAAGTTAAGTATATTGAGTGGAACTCATTCATTAAGGCTCTTGATGAAAGAAACTTTGATGCTGTAACACTTGCTTGGTCAGGTGGTTCTCTAGATTGGGATCCAAAACAAATTTGGCACTCAGACTCAGCAGCAAATAATGGATCTAACTTCATTTCTTATTCAAATAAAGAAGTTGATAAGTTAATTGATCAAGCACAGCTTACTCTTGATAAAGAAAAGAGAAAGAAGATGCTTAAGAAAGTTTATAAGTTAATTGCAGAAGATTATCCATATATCTTCCTTTTTAACGATCGCTTTGCTTTCTATGGAAACACTAAGCGTATGCAAAAAGAAAAAGACACTTACACTTACGGAATTGGTTACGGAAGTAAGTGGTCAATTAAGCAACCTAAGTAG
- a CDS encoding class I SAM-dependent methyltransferase gives MKKAMLLKFILINIFLVQIVSARGVISGSRFEILTGQKAKEKISNVWDKKFANHDYIYGKSPAQFLAKNYQFIPRGSTVLDIGMGEGRNAVFLATKGYKVTGVDISSVAIEKSLKLARQAGVRIKTIHKSVDHLKIADNSLDAIICFYFVDREISEKLKKWLKPGGVIIYEGYTVAHKKKFNDDSIDSYFLKSAELLNMFNDFKILKFEEPVHGSELTQSIIARKPM, from the coding sequence ATGAAGAAAGCGATGTTGCTTAAATTCATTCTGATAAATATTTTTCTCGTTCAAATCGTTAGCGCCAGAGGAGTTATTTCTGGAAGTCGCTTTGAAATATTAACGGGGCAAAAAGCAAAAGAAAAAATCTCTAATGTATGGGATAAGAAATTTGCTAATCATGACTATATTTATGGAAAATCTCCGGCACAATTTCTTGCTAAGAATTATCAATTTATCCCTCGCGGCTCAACCGTTCTTGATATTGGAATGGGTGAAGGAAGAAATGCGGTTTTTCTTGCTACAAAAGGATATAAAGTTACAGGTGTTGATATTAGTTCTGTAGCAATTGAAAAGTCATTAAAACTTGCAAGACAAGCAGGTGTCCGAATTAAAACAATTCACAAGTCAGTTGATCATTTAAAAATTGCCGATAATTCATTAGATGCAATTATTTGCTTTTATTTTGTAGACAGAGAAATTTCTGAAAAACTAAAGAAATGGTTAAAGCCAGGTGGTGTAATCATTTACGAAGGTTATACTGTCGCCCATAAGAAGAAGTTTAATGACGATAGCATTGATTCTTATTTTTTAAAGTCTGCTGAGTTACTTAATATGTTTAATGACTTTAAAATCTTGAAGTTTGAGGAGCCTGTGCATGGTTCTGAGTTAACTCAATCAATTATTGCCCGAAAACCAATGTAG
- the lepB gene encoding signal peptidase I, protein MFNKESKVEVEKPAFLSAKWFKDEAWSWIKIILIVFGFRSTFIDHYHIPTGSLLPTNAIGDSIVVNKMSYGFKLPFTEFFNPVYLGGQSLPERGDIIVFEYPINPAILFVKRTIALPGDTVEVYENKLFINGKEVEKEVISGEKEKELRSLYDKEPTLNPEDIKFYYQKIGDKKFTIGENPTFFRHLNQDKVTVPDGHVFVMGDNRDYSSDSRVWGFVPIKNIRGKAFMVWMSLVYPWSDKPFHFRPERIGTSL, encoded by the coding sequence ATGTTTAATAAAGAGAGTAAAGTAGAGGTTGAAAAACCTGCATTCTTATCTGCGAAATGGTTTAAGGATGAAGCGTGGTCATGGATCAAAATCATCTTAATTGTTTTTGGTTTTAGATCGACATTTATTGATCACTATCATATCCCAACAGGCTCTCTACTTCCTACAAATGCAATTGGTGATTCAATTGTAGTAAATAAAATGTCCTATGGATTTAAACTTCCTTTCACTGAATTCTTTAACCCTGTTTATCTCGGTGGTCAGTCTCTTCCTGAAAGAGGAGATATTATTGTATTTGAATATCCAATAAACCCAGCGATTCTTTTTGTAAAAAGAACAATTGCTCTTCCAGGTGATACTGTTGAAGTCTATGAAAATAAACTTTTCATAAATGGGAAAGAAGTTGAGAAAGAAGTTATAAGTGGTGAGAAGGAGAAAGAACTTCGAAGCCTTTATGACAAAGAGCCAACTCTTAATCCTGAAGATATCAAATTCTACTATCAGAAAATTGGTGATAAGAAATTTACAATTGGTGAGAATCCAACATTTTTTAGACACCTCAATCAAGATAAGGTGACTGTTCCAGATGGCCATGTATTTGTGATGGGTGACAATAGAGATTACTCAAGTGATTCCAGAGTTTGGGGATTTGTTCCTATCAAGAATATTAGAGGGAAGGCGTTCATGGTTTGGATGTCTCTTGTCTACCCTTGGTCAGATAAACCATTTCATTTTAGGCCAGAACGAATCGGTACATCTCTTTAA
- a CDS encoding response regulator translates to MDYSNIKALVVDDLDYIRSSLLSLLGDMGITNIQEAEDGEIALEKILNEYESGAPFQVILCDVHMPNCDGISLLEKIRSDKRVGSVPVLMVSSESDVSIIKKLILMGADSYLLKPFTSDNLEKKIHSVLKVDHVA, encoded by the coding sequence ATGGACTATTCAAATATTAAGGCCTTAGTGGTTGATGATCTAGACTATATTAGAAGTTCACTCTTAAGCCTGCTTGGTGATATGGGAATTACTAATATCCAAGAAGCAGAAGATGGAGAAATTGCCTTAGAAAAGATTCTTAATGAATATGAAAGCGGAGCCCCTTTTCAGGTGATTCTGTGTGATGTTCATATGCCAAATTGTGATGGTATTTCATTACTTGAAAAAATTCGATCTGATAAGAGAGTGGGGAGTGTTCCTGTGCTTATGGTTAGTTCTGAATCGGATGTGTCGATAATTAAAAAGCTTATTTTGATGGGGGCAGATAGCTACTTATTAAAGCCTTTCACATCGGATAATTTAGAAAAGAAAATTCACAGTGTTTTAAAAGTAGATCATGTGGCTTAA